Within the Salvia hispanica cultivar TCC Black 2014 chromosome 4, UniMelb_Shisp_WGS_1.0, whole genome shotgun sequence genome, the region gtatTGACGTTGTGGTAGAAAAGTTTGTTTACAATAAGAACAAGATGCAGAAAATcgaaaaagaaagataaaaaagaaatttaatgatATTGATGGCTTGGAAAATAATATACGATAATTGATTTTACGCTAACAAGCATCTAAAATTAAGGATAATTGGCTTGAGTATTAGTTAGGTTTGAGAGAGATTTTGGGGATGGAACCTCTGAAGCTGTTGTGGCATAAGTCAAGGGAGACGAGGAAGGAGAGTTGCCCGATCTGTGGGGGAATGGTGCCAGAGAAACCCATGTAAGAGAGATTCAATGCGGATACTCTGTGGTGGCGCGAGCTGCAAGAGACGCCGATCCAGCTACAGACGGAGCTCGAATTAGTCCAATTTGTTGCAAGTATATGAGAAGGGTCAGAGATGATGTGTTGTTTGATTGAAAGAAGTGCAGTTTGATCAATTGCAAGGCTCATTTGGGCTAAACAATGGTTTTCAAAGGTAATGGTAAGGAATGCATATGCAAGAACGTAATGCAACATTTTCTTTGGTTAAAAAGAAAATCCGCTTTGACTCGAGCCTTGTTCGATGCCGTTAATGAAGCCAAGGCGGAATGCTTGGCACAAATGCAGCGGGAACAAGCGGCGGCGGCAGCGCGGGTCCCTCGCACGATACGATGTCGGACGTATGTCCCCCGCGAGCACGACGTAGTGCACGAACGTCTGTTCACAGATTATTTTGCCGAGAATCCAAGGTGGGGCCGAATGTTTTTCACCGACGTTTTAGAATGAGCCGATATCTTTTTCTCCGCATTGTGCACACGTTGGAGGGACGTGATGAGTACTTCCAGTATCGGGAAGACGGGATCGGCAGACCCGGACTTACGCCGTTGCgaagtgcacggttgcgaTCCGCCAGTTGGCTGGGTACGGCACAACAGCagatatgttcgacgagtaccttcacGTCGGGGATACAACTGGCCGCGAATGTCTCAAGAAATTTTGTAAGTTAGTTGTGGAGGCTTTTGGCTACACATATTTGCGACGCCCGACTGCTAATGATTGTCAGAGCCTGATGCGGATGCACGAGACGGTGCACGGCTTCCCTGGGATGCTAGGGAGCATCGACTGTATGCACtggcagtggaagaactgcccgATGGCGtggagaggccaatttacTAGCGGCTACAAGGGCAAccacccgacgatgatcctAGAAGCCGTCGCTGACCACCGCCTCTGGATCTGGCATGAATACTTTAGTGTAgtcgggtcgaacaacgacatcaatgtcctcaactcgtccacCCTATTCATCGATCAGTGCAGGGGTCGCGGTCCGGCCTTCCAGTTCACTGCCAACGGCCGCTCACATCATATTGGGTATTACTTGGCCGATGGCATATACCCAAGGTGGCCTATTTTTTCGAAGACGATCAGCTGCCCAATTGGTTAGAGGAGAGTCTTGTTTGCGGCAAAGCAGGAGTCCGCgcggaaggatgtggagcgggcttttggggtgctccaatcgcggtgGGCAATCGTGAAAGGTCCGACGCGTTTCTGGTATAAGGAAGTCATCGCCGacgtcatgtatgcgtgcatcatcatgcataacatgagaGTCGAACAAGAACGTGGACATGCCACCGATTGGGTGGATGATGAAGCCGGATCTAGCTCCAGCACGACGATCTCGCTTGTCACTCGAGGATTACCGATGGGCTTCGGTGCGGTTCTACAGCGACATGCCTCAATGCGCAACCAACAAGACCATACACAGCTCATGaccgacatgattgaagaagtttggaaccGCAACCGCCGCCGTTGAgaaattgtagtttttttatttcgtattgtaatgtttgaattttaatgaaatgaagttgtttttccaaattttgaagtatttaaatattcaaataatagataaaatgcttagggcaggctatagtccgccgcactgcaggtggaatggaaggaggataaaatgctgacgtggcgaTGCaccttataaataaattgaaaagcCCAGATAATGAACCAGTTCAGAGGCTCCATATAATATTGGGCTTTAATTAGGTTAAGTGGACCGGCCCGTTAACCTATCAAACTAACGCAGTTCTATATAAGTTGTGAAAGGCACAGGTGCATCAGATAACCctaatatttttctcatccccagtcattcatttttttatttttttttaagtatctCTCTGTTTTTGTAGCATTGGTTGAAAGTAGCGATGAAGAGAAATACCTATATTGCGATTGCAGCAGATCTTGCTGCTCTTTGGTTCGTATTCCCTGAGCAATGtgtttcattttccactaattttcatttgttgaaATTCCAATTTGGATGAATTTCCAGAATTAGATCGAAGGACCTATAGACGAGAGGCGATTATTAAAATGCCGATTCAGTCAAGTTTACCTTCGGAGATAGATATTAATGTTCTGAATTTTGATCGCCGAACCGGATCTGTTTATTCGGGTTAGGTTCTCCATATCTTCAGATATTACACAcatttgttaattaatactgTATAGAAATTTGATAGGCGAAGGTTCCCAGCGGGGAGGAAGCGGTCTCGAACGACACCTCTCTAACACTAAATTTAAACCTTCGCACACCGATTGCGGCCATCTTAAACGGCGCTTctggaaattttaattttggatgcGTTTTGAACCCTTTTggctatatttttattctatccccaattttcattttcagatGAGCTGTGCAATGATGcttcctctaattttagttcattttaaatGTCATTGATTGATTTCCTGCCAAGTGGATtcgaattttgaatttaaaaaatctttaaatatttgctcctcttttcttttcaattcaTTCTTCGTTCAATTTCTACATCTTTTTATGGAGAATAAGTCGATTATGGAGAACTCTACAGCTAGTGCTTCGCGGCTTCCATCCAACTCATGTCTTGATAGAATTTCCGAGGCTGTTGACAGCATCAATCATAATATAATTGCCCGAGATTACTTCAAACTGCTGGCTAAAGATAAGTCGGTGATGAGCGAGGCCGCCCTTGAACTCCACAACTTCATGTTGACCGTACTTAAGATGAAGCTCGCTGAGAAGCTTAGGTTGAACGATGAATAAGTACTTTTTTCAAatgcttttttcttttgatctTCGTGTTTTTAATGAATCAATAATGCGTTATGTTATTTTCTAcactatttcaaattttaccaCTATCAAAATATCGAATGTTAATGCGAACCTAATAATGAGCGAATAACGGATTTAATCGATCTGTTGGTTATTTACTAGTACAATTAATTGGATTTGAAGTTAAATTCATTCAAGAACCTATAACATGTGGAGCTGTGGTGTTAAAATTCTTCGTATCGTTTACGTTGGATGTTTATGTGCTGCAAATTTAGTCTTAGATCTATactcatattcatattttttacgAATGAAAAATGTCTGTATGCTTATCTTTATGCTATATACATTGACTCCAAAGAATACTtgacaaaatcaattttattgtatttgtatgttGTGGTATTGCCATTGTTTAGATTTCGTAATTATCTACTCTAATGGATAATTTGGCGGTGACTTCTTTCTTTATTGaaattctaattctaattttgCATAAAACTAATCATTTTACATTCTAAATATACCCAATTTATTGATTCTCAGTTGgttgaaatttattatatcTAGTTATATGAGCGGTATTAACCGCGTTCTAGTGATCGTGTCTACAGAATTTTccattattgaaaaaaatatattattatttcaattgtaGAAgcaatagataaaaaaaagaaaatttaatatattgtgGAGTGTTGCACATTCTTACCCATTCATACTTGAAGAATCTTTTGCATTAATAACTTGTACTTATTCCTTTGTGTCTCAAAAGTTTGCTATATTTTCATTGGGCATTTACTTGcactaactttattttatgaatcATATTATGAACTAtcagtaattattttttaataattttgtattatcTCCTTTTTTCAACACCGGAAAGTTGACATGACTAGTCGAACTACCGTAATATATATGCCATGAATTGTTGATAATATTTTAACCACATGCTATTGATcgcataaattaattagtaatgtgAAATTTCGTAAGGAGGAGTGAATAgatttaaaaagtttaatgTTTCCTGCATTTTCATCACTCAGTGAAAAGCAGGATTTACCAAGCACCACTTAATTTCATCAAGAAAATACTTTTTGACCACTTCCTtcaaataggagtatatttaatAGCAATCggaattgattttaatttatttaaatatatttttagaaatttcgAGCCCTTTGAATGCtcaaaattacttttaatgaaattaactatttttttaaatatttccaAGCTTGGTGTTTGAAATTgcttttaataatatttaaatctatattttaggtattttcGAGTATTTTAATACACGCTAATGGATTTTTTTTGCAGTCACtatttatacttatatttaattatttatagctAGGTGCTATATAATTAGGGTGTGTTTGTTTGATATGATGGGGATTGGTCAGATAGGGTGAGTTCCATCAGCCAAATCATGATTGTTGTCTTAACACCATATCTCGTATGAGGTTTGGTTGGTATAAAACCTCTAATAGCAACAAGATTGGACAAAATTGTCCTCGTTAAAATTGCTTATTCCCAACTTTGTCCTCATCAAccctatttcattttaattgtaaaattaattaacacaataactacacaacaatatatTGATGAGAGGATTTATATGTGCCTGGAAAATCAGCTTCCATGTCGACTCGTCGGCTGACACTACCTTGTCTTTCATATTCCAATATGCTCGGTTCGTCCTCATAACTTTCTTGAACGTCAAGTGTCGGGCCTTCATTAGTTTCACTCGAACGGCTATATCTTCGGTAGAAAGCTCAGCGCCGAAAGGAGGGTTGATCACTCCACGGAGAATGTGAAGCACTTCCTCAGAACCGCAATCGTCGTCCCATTCCCAACCACCCCTCATATTAACCATAGTCGAGAGAAGGAGGGTATCCATCTCTCGAATCCACTTCCTCCGGTAGAAGAAAGCTGCCTGTGGACCAATGGGTAGGTTCATTTCAACGAGATGGGTTTCAGTGGGTAATTTTGTTATCTTTATCTTACCTTATATACACCAGCAATTCGATACTTCATCCATCTTCATTAATGGTTGTTGTGGTTGGGCAATTAAACATGATGGTAGATAAATGTCAAGTCTATGGTTAGGGAGAAGCCGACCTCGGTGTTGTACCGTGTTTTAGATGCAAAAGGTGGAGAGGAGGTGATTGAAGAGCGTATTTGCATGCATTCGAGGAGAtgagagtatttatttttagttttgtgCAATAAATGagtgttaatattttttgaattaataaattttgatgaaacaCACGTGTCTTCATATGTTTGCATGTATTTGGATGTTCACAAGCAATACATATCATTCTTTTATACAAAACACGTGTTAAATTGTtacaaatatatgtatatatggtgcaaattatatatacaagtggtTATGCTAGTATATGACACATCATGGCCTATATGGTATTTTATGATGCGAACATATATTtcatattgtattttatttgtgtaaattaataaaaattacggTTTCgatattgttttcatttttttttatattaaccacaacatgtaaaattagttattattaatttttaagaatGTGTATTTCATGTGGTAACATAGCATATTTCTTTATGCTAAATATCTTAAAAgattacaaatattattaatatcaCTTTACGCTAAAAGATCTTATAAGATTACGAATATTATTAATCTCCATCCATAATGACACGTCCAAAACGGCCCAAAAAATGCCACCACTTCAGGGATGGGGGGGGGGGCGTATTAGACAATGCTTCAAAAACTCCCCTACCCGGAACAATGACATAGTTCTTTATCGGGGAGGCAGGCCTGGGTATGCGAATCTGGTGTTGGGAGGTTGCTATCATAATTGCGAGCGGGTCGTGGAGAATATACCGGGTCCATGGGGTTGTATATCATACCAAACAAAGCAATGATATAAGTAAGATAGTCAAGCCTTATCAAGACCCATCATACCAAATAAACACACCCTTAGTAAATTTGTCTACTCAATCGTTGTAGTTTCTTTTACGCTTTACTTGACTACTTTTAAGATGGAAAATAGAGCTTAACACTTGAAAACGTGACAaatactattccctccgtctcactttagcagtctcattgacttttcttccctctttttataaaaatgataaaaa harbors:
- the LOC125220930 gene encoding uncharacterized protein LOC125220930, whose product is MFDEYLHVGDTTGRECLKKFCKLVVEAFGYTYLRRPTANDCQSLMRMHETVHGFPGMLGSIDCMHWQWKNCPMAWRGQFTSGYKGNHPTMILEAVADHRLWIWHEYFSVVGSNNDINRRVLFAAKQESARKDVERAFGVLQSRWAIVKGPTRFWYKEVIADVMYACIIMHNMRVEQERGHATDWVDDEAGSSSSTTISLVTRGLPMGFGAVLQRHASMRNQQDHTQLMTDMIEEVWNRNRRR
- the LOC125217833 gene encoding uncharacterized protein LOC125217833, which codes for MKYRIAGVYKAAFFYRRKWIREMDTLLLSTMVNMRGGWEWDDDCGSEEVLHILRGVINPPFGAELSTEDIAVRVKLMKARHLTFKKVMRTNRAYWNMKDKVVSADESTWKLIFQAHINPLINILLCSYCVN